In the genome of Microbispora sp. ZYX-F-249, the window GCGCAGCACCCCGGCCGGCACGACTCCCGGCAGCCCGTCCGAACAGAGCAGATACCGGTCGCCGAGGGAGACGTCGTGCGCCGACAGGTCCGGCGGGGCGGCTCCCGTCCCGGTCAGCGCGCGTACCAGCAGCGAGCGCCGCGGGTGGGAGACGGCCTCTTCCGGGGTGAGCCGGCCCTGGTCGATCAGCGACTGCACGTAGGTGTGATCGTGGGTCAGCTGGAACAGGCCACCGTCGCGGAGCAGGTACGCCCGGCTGTCGCCGATGTGCACCAGTCCCAGGCGCGTCCCGGACCGGACGAGGGCGGTCAGCGTGGTGACCACCTGTCCCGAGGGGGTCGAGGCGGCGATGTCCCGGATCGCGCGCTCGGCGTCGCCGACGGCGTCGGCGAGCGCGCCGAGCAGGTCCCCGGGGGACGACGGGGACGGCGTCAGCAGGCGCTTGAGCGCGGCGACGGCCGCCGCGGCGGCGCGGTCGCCGCCCGGGCCGCGCATTCCGTCGGCCACCGCCAGCACCCGCTGATCGGCGTACGCGACGTCCTCGTTGCTCGTCCGCACCGGTCCCGGCTCCGACCGGGCGGCGTAACGGATCCCGAGCGTGGCGGTGGTGTCCTCCACGGTGCCGCCCCTTCCCGACAGATGATCGACGAGGAAGGCGGCGAGCCGGCCGCGGGCCGCCGTCTCGGCGGTCACCTGCCGCCAATAGGCCGCCACCGCCTCGGCCGCGTCCGGCGCGGGCAGGTCGCACACCTGCCGGATGCGCGCCAGGGGCATGCCGAGCCGCCGTAGCCAGGCGATCAGACGGGCCTGCTCCAGCTGGCCGGGGTCGTAGTAGCGGTATCCCGACTCGCCGTCCACCGCGGCCGGGCGCAACAGCCCGAGCTCGTCGTACAGCCGCAACGCCTTGGGCGACAGCCGGGCGGCCCGCGCGAACGTCCCGATGGTCAGCAGCTCCTCCACGACTCCTCCTCGTCCCGGCCGCCATGACCGGTGCGACGATGCTGGGGCTTCACCCAGGGGCAAGGTCAACACATGCCGGACCCGGGCGTGCGTCGATCACGCCGGAAGCCCTGCCCGGCCGCCG includes:
- a CDS encoding MerR family transcriptional regulator produces the protein MEELLTIGTFARAARLSPKALRLYDELGLLRPAAVDGESGYRYYDPGQLEQARLIAWLRRLGMPLARIRQVCDLPAPDAAEAVAAYWRQVTAETAARGRLAAFLVDHLSGRGGTVEDTTATLGIRYAARSEPGPVRTSNEDVAYADQRVLAVADGMRGPGGDRAAAAAVAALKRLLTPSPSSPGDLLGALADAVGDAERAIRDIAASTPSGQVVTTLTALVRSGTRLGLVHIGDSRAYLLRDGGLFQLTHDHTYVQSLIDQGRLTPEEAVSHPRRSLLVRALTGTGAAPPDLSAHDVSLGDRYLLCSDGLPGVVPAGVLRETLTGAGGPRQAADELIDLAYAAGAPDNLACVVADVVAEEER